The Stutzerimonas stutzeri RCH2 genomic interval AGATCAACAGCCGCGCCCGCGCGCTCAGCGCCAATCGCGAGCTGCTCGAACGTCTCGACGAGCTGGAAGCCAAGGCGCGGCGCCGCGACATCCTCGCCGACGAGGAAACCCTGTTCGACTACTACGATGCGCGCCTGCCGGCGGACATCTACCAGACCGCCAGCTTCGAGAACTGGTACAAGCGCGAAAGTGCGAAGAACCCGCAGCTGCTGATCATGCGTGAGGAAGACGTGCTCGCCCGCGAGGCCAGCGAGGTCACCGCCGCGCAGTACCCGGATTACCTGCGCATCGGCGAGCTGCAGTTGCCGCTGGAATACCATTTCGAGCCCAACCACCCGCGCGACGGCGTGACCCTGCGCGTACCGGCGCCGCTGCTGCCGCAATTGCGCAGCGAGCGGCTCGACTGGCTGGTGCCCGGCTTGCTGGAAACCAAGGCGGTGGCCCTGGTGCGCAACCTGCCCAAGGCCCTGCGCAAGAACTTCGTGCCGGTGCCGGATTTCGTTGGCGCTGCGCTGGCCAGGATCGCTTTTGGTGAAGGCTCGCTGCCCGAGGCGCTGGGTCGCGAGCTGCTGCGCATGACCGGCGCGCGCGTATCGGATGATGCGTGGGCCGAAGCGGCAGCCGGGCTGGAGAGCCACCTGAAGATGAACATCGAGGTGGTCGACGCCCGTGGCAAGTTTCTTGGTGAAGGCCGCGACCTGGCCGAGCTGACCGCACGCTTCGCCGAGGCCAGCCAGGCCGCCCTGGCGCCGCCGCAGCAGAAGGCCGAACAGAAGCCGGTCGAAGCCAAGGGTTTTGCCCAGGTCGCAGAAAAGGCCCAGGCGAAGATGGCCGGGCTGTCGATGACGGTCTACCCGGCGCTGGTGGAAGAGGCAGGGGTGGTCAAGGAAGGGCGCTTTCCAACCCAGGCCGAGGCCGAGTGGCAACACCGCCGCGCGCTGCAGCGCCTGTTGCTGCAGCAGCTGGCGGAGCCGGCCAAGTACCTGCGCAACAAGCTGCCGGGCCTTACCGAGCTGGGCCTGCTCTACCGCGACATGGGCAAGGTCGATGCGCTGGTCGAGGACATCCTGCTGGCCAGCCTCGACAGCTGCATCCTTGACGGCGAAGCCCAGCTGCCGCGTGATGGCGCCGCGCTGGCGTCGCTCGCCGAGCGCAAACGCGGCGACTGGACTGCACATGCCGAGCGCCTGGCACGTCTGACACTGGAAATCCTCAAGCACTGGCACGGCCTGCAGAAGCGCTTCAAGGGCAAGATCGACCTGGCCCAGGCGGTGGCGCTCAACGACATCAAGGCGCAGCTGGGCAATCTGGTCTATCCGGGCTTTGTTCGCGAGACACCTGCCGAGTGGCTGAAGGAGTATCCCCGCTACCTCAAGGCCATCGAGCAACGCTTCGAGAAGATCGGCGCGCAGCTGCAGCGTGATCGGGTCTGGTCCGGCGAGCTGGCCGGCTACTGGGAGCAGTACCAGACGCGCCTGAACAAGCACCTGCAGGAAGGCAAGCGCGATGCCGAGCTGGCACTGTATCGCTGGATGCTCGAGGAGTATCGCGTCTCGCTCTGGGCGCAGCAGCTCGGCACCAGGATGGCGGTTTCGGACAAGCGTCTAAACAAGCAGTGGAGCCAGGTCGAGCCCTGAGGTCGGGGCTGGCACGAATCGTCAATCGCAGGAAGCCCATGGAAACTCGCAACAGGCTGGCGGGCGTCGCCGGCTCGCTCGCCGCATCGACGCTCTTCGCCACGCTGTACTACTACACCTCGCTGCTCGAACCGTTGAGCGGTCAGCAGATCTACGGCTGGCGCATTCTGCTGACTGCGCCTTGCCTGGCGTTGCTGCTGCTCGCCATCGGCCGCTGGGGTGAGGTCCGCGAGATCCTCCTGCGTGTACCGGTCGAACCGCGACTGTGGCTCGCGCTGCCGCTGTCCTCGGCGCTGGTCGGTCTGCAGCTCTGGCTATTCATGTGGGCGCCGATCAACGGCCACGGCCTGGACGTCTCGCTCGGCTACTTCCTGCTGCCGCTGACGCTGGTACTCACCGGCCGCCTGGTCTTCGGTGAGGCGATCAGTCGATTGCAGCGCCTGGCCTGTTTGCTGGCGGCTGTGGGTGTCGGCAACCAGCTGCTGCTGGCTTCGTCACTGTCATGGCCGGTACTCGCCGTTGCCCTCGGTTATCCCTGCTACTTCGTCCTGCGCCGCTGGATTGGCACCGCCAGTCTCGGCGGGCTCTGGGTCGACCTGATCATCAGCCTGCCGGTCGCCGCGCTGTTTGCCTTCTCCGACCGAGAGACCCTGCAACAGCTCGCAGCGAGCCCGGCGCTGCTGCTTCTGATCATCGGCCTGGGTGCGCTCAGTGCCCTGGCCCTGGCGCTGATGATCGTCGCCAGCAAACATCTGGATCTCGCACTGTTCGGCCTGCTCAGCTATGTCGAACCGGTGCTGCTGGTCGCCGTGGCGCTGCTGCTTGGCGAAAGCATCGCTTCGGATCAATGGCTGACCTATGTGGCGATCTGGACGGCGATAGCGCTGCTGATTGTGGAAGGAGCGAAAGCCTTGCGGGCTGCCCGAGCGGGAGTGCCGCAAAAACGCTCCCGTCGAGTCCTGAAATGAGGCGAAAACCCCTCCCGTGAAAACAGGCTGGCAGCCGCTAGACCAACCGCTGCGCGACAATTCCGGCGACAACTGCCAGCGCCAGCGCGCCGAGCAGCCAGCCCAGGCGCGAGCCGGATCTGCCGGGATTCTCCGTGCGCGCTGCCGCTTCTGCCGGAGTCATTGCCGCGGCGTGCAGCGGATTGGGCGTCGCCGGACGTGGTCGTGCCGGCTTGGGCTGGGAGGGGACGGGCAGGTCCGCCGCGCGGACGAACACGGTGGCGTCTTCATCGACGATTTCCGGCGCACTCACCTTGGGGCCGATCACCAAAAGCGTGGTGTTGCCCAGCTGTATCTGATCGCCCGGCTGCAGGACGGCCGTGGTGACCTTTTCACGGTTGACCAGCAAACCGTTGGCTGAGGCCAGGTCCTTCACTTCCAGCACGTCGCCCTTGAGATAGAACTCCGCATGGCGGCGGGACAGCTCGGCATCGCTGAAGCAGAGCTCGCATTTGACCGAGCGGCCAAAGGTCATCGAACCGGTGATGTGGTACTTGTGTCCCTGGTTTTCGCCCTTGACCACCTGCAGCAGCCAGCGAGGCGCCGCCGCCACCTTGGCGCCGACCTTGGCCGGATCGACGATCTCCAGCTCCAGCGCTCCGAGTCGTACGCGGTCGCCAGAGCGGATCTGATAGCGCTCGCCGATCTTTTCGTCATTGACGTAGGTGCCGCCTGGCGTGCCGAGGTCGGTCAGGTAGTAGAAGCGGTTTTCCAGTATCAGCTCGGCGTGAAAGGGCGCTACGCCGGCATCGCTTATCACCAGCCTGTTGGCGCGGTCCGAACCGAGGGTGAAGCGTTCATCGGCAAGCCAGACAGGGCTCTGACGATTGTCTGCGAAGTGGATTCTGAGCATGTCTGCGTTACCTTGAGCGGGAGCGATCGCAGGCATGAGCCAGGCGATCGGGCGTGATCATCAGTTGAATATCCGATTCCACAGGCGCTTGACCGGATTGGCCGGCGCCTGCGAGGTCTGCGTGGTGGCGGGTGGGGTGCGCGAGCTACTGGCAGCGGTACGCGGCACCGGTCGCGGTGCTCTTGCCTTGGCGACACGCTGGGCATGCGCGTCGTGCAGCGCCAGCAGCGGTGCGTACGCCGGTGAGGCTTCCAGTCCCTGCTCAATGTATTCCAGAGCCAATGCGTATTCGCGTCTGCCATATGCCGCTTCGGCGAGCTCGACATAGCGTTCGCTGACCCGGGCCAATCCGTCGCGCGCCACCTGATGCTCCGGCAGCCAGCCAAGCACCTGCTGGTAGTAATGCACGGCGCTGTCCTCGGCCGGTTCCAGCAGTTGATCATCTGCCAGTCGCTGCGCCGCCAGTTTCAGGGCCTGGGCGATGCGGGCATCGAGGACACGGCGCAAGCCGTCGAGGGCCTCTGCATTGTCCGCGTCCAGGCGCAGGGCCTGGCGGAAGTAGTAGTCGGCATTGTCGTACGCCGGTGCGGTCAGCTGTCCTTCGCCCAGGCGCGACTCGGCGCGGGTGAGGAACTCACTGATCTGGCTGTACTGAAACCATTGATAGCCGCCCACGCCCAGTGCGCCTATTGCCAACGCAAGCACCGCAGCCACCGTCGCCCAGCGGCCAATAGCACGACGCTGTCGCCGGCGTCGGGGCTGTGCTTGGGGTTCCATGAGCAGTGCCGGCGCGATGCGCGTCTGGTCCATGTCCGGCTCGGTGAGGGTGTCGATGGCGGCCAGCAGTTCGCGACAGCTGGCGAAGCGCTCGGCCGGCTGCTTGGCCAGCATGCGGTCGAGCAGCGGCTGATAGGGTGCCAGCGCTGGCGGCAGCAACGGGATGGGCATCTGCAGGTGGTTGAGCACGGTTTGCGGATAGCTGCTGGCGCGGAACGGATTGGTCCCGGTGAGCATCTCGGCGAGGATCACCCCGAGGCTGTAGATGTCGCTGCGTGCGTCCAACGGTTGGCACTGGGCCTGTTCCGGGCTGCTGTAAGCCGGGCTGCCGACGGCAATGCCGAAATGCGTGAGTTCGTTGTCCAGTTCGACCGACTTGGCCACGCCGAAATCGGTGAGCACGACGCTGCCATCGTCGCGGAAGAGGATATTGGCCGGCTTCACGTCGCGATGAACCAGTCCGCCGTCGTGCACCACTGCCAGGCCACCGGCCAGCTGGCGGATGATGTCCAACGCCCGGGACGGTGAGAAAACGATGCCGCGGTGCTGCGCCAGATCGCCACCACCGATGTACTCCATGGCCAGGTAATGCCGGCCATCGGCGATCTGGCCGATATCGTGAATGGTGATGATGGCCGGATGGCGCAGCGAG includes:
- a CDS encoding serine/threonine-protein kinase codes for the protein MTHRMLEIPGYRLHKRLGKGGMAEVYLATQLSLDREVAVKVLLRTEDAAFTERFIQEGHIVASLRHPAIITIHDIGQIADGRHYLAMEYIGGGDLAQHRGIVFSPSRALDIIRQLAGGLAVVHDGGLVHRDVKPANILFRDDGSVVLTDFGVAKSVELDNELTHFGIAVGSPAYSSPEQAQCQPLDARSDIYSLGVILAEMLTGTNPFRASSYPQTVLNHLQMPIPLLPPALAPYQPLLDRMLAKQPAERFASCRELLAAIDTLTEPDMDQTRIAPALLMEPQAQPRRRRQRRAIGRWATVAAVLALAIGALGVGGYQWFQYSQISEFLTRAESRLGEGQLTAPAYDNADYYFRQALRLDADNAEALDGLRRVLDARIAQALKLAAQRLADDQLLEPAEDSAVHYYQQVLGWLPEHQVARDGLARVSERYVELAEAAYGRREYALALEYIEQGLEASPAYAPLLALHDAHAQRVAKARAPRPVPRTAASSSRTPPATTQTSQAPANPVKRLWNRIFN
- a CDS encoding FHA domain-containing protein, with the protein product MLRIHFADNRQSPVWLADERFTLGSDRANRLVISDAGVAPFHAELILENRFYYLTDLGTPGGTYVNDEKIGERYQIRSGDRVRLGALELEIVDPAKVGAKVAAAPRWLLQVVKGENQGHKYHITGSMTFGRSVKCELCFSDAELSRRHAEFYLKGDVLEVKDLASANGLLVNREKVTTAVLQPGDQIQLGNTTLLVIGPKVSAPEIVDEDATVFVRAADLPVPSQPKPARPRPATPNPLHAAAMTPAEAAARTENPGRSGSRLGWLLGALALAVVAGIVAQRLV
- the rarD gene encoding EamA family transporter RarD → METRNRLAGVAGSLAASTLFATLYYYTSLLEPLSGQQIYGWRILLTAPCLALLLLAIGRWGEVREILLRVPVEPRLWLALPLSSALVGLQLWLFMWAPINGHGLDVSLGYFLLPLTLVLTGRLVFGEAISRLQRLACLLAAVGVGNQLLLASSLSWPVLAVALGYPCYFVLRRWIGTASLGGLWVDLIISLPVAALFAFSDRETLQQLAASPALLLLIIGLGALSALALALMIVASKHLDLALFGLLSYVEPVLLVAVALLLGESIASDQWLTYVAIWTAIALLIVEGAKALRAARAGVPQKRSRRVLK